A portion of the Sulfurospirillum diekertiae genome contains these proteins:
- a CDS encoding TolC family protein, whose translation MQKNLAIEKKTLLRDKASIERKLESIIVAHVPEMSANEGLLPYTLSDEEKLLEKSPKLQTQMMISQKELLNLRYEKANKTPDVTVTLGYNRRQGRDDYAFLGVSVPLPIYGKENASIQKATLTHASSEQSVQSVHKSLQFELRDELLNKKLQYDKISLAKEVLHENEKMYEVLQSTALSQNDALLSLLNVLTQIIEAQKQINANTFAYNESIIKIYTLLGVEL comes from the coding sequence TTGCAAAAAAATCTAGCCATCGAGAAAAAAACATTGCTTCGTGACAAAGCGTCCATCGAGCGCAAGTTAGAGAGCATCATTGTAGCGCATGTACCTGAGATGAGTGCAAACGAAGGGTTGTTGCCTTACACACTCAGCGATGAAGAGAAGCTTTTGGAAAAATCGCCGAAGCTTCAAACCCAAATGATGATCAGCCAAAAAGAGCTGCTCAATTTACGCTATGAAAAAGCAAATAAAACACCCGATGTCACGGTAACTCTTGGCTACAATCGAAGGCAAGGAAGAGATGACTACGCCTTTTTAGGCGTTTCTGTACCGCTTCCGATTTACGGCAAAGAGAATGCCTCCATCCAAAAAGCCACACTCACCCATGCTTCCTCCGAACAGAGTGTGCAGTCGGTGCATAAAAGTTTGCAGTTTGAGCTAAGAGACGAGCTTCTCAACAAAAAGTTGCAGTACGACAAAATCTCTTTGGCAAAAGAGGTGTTACATGAAAATGAAAAGATGTATGAAGTGCTCCAAAGCACCGCATTGTCTCAAAATGACGCGCTCTTAAGCCTTCTCAATGTACTCACGCAAATCATTGAAGCGCAAAAACAGATCAACGCTAACACGTTCGCGTATAACGAGTCTATCATCAAAATCTACACCCTTTTAGGAGTCGAGCTATGA
- a CDS encoding efflux RND transporter periplasmic adaptor subunit, with translation MKYTYLILTALLLVSAQLDAKQIFNVKTIEVKKVLEGSAKDFYGYTKANEENVKEVSLRYDAFIEQLYVNKNFLHVKKGEPLAKLYSQEIYTAELELINALRIKSDSMVQSITQKLKLLGVDEKTISKIMADKNVPESITIVSPYSGIVTQKAINQGAFVPKGMKLYEISDYTNLWLIVKVYEKDLDFVKRTQTADIFFDMSAKPYKAKIDFIYPKVDPQTKSVDVRLVIDNKDLEIYENAFAKARFGTAKREYLALPKSAVMTKGAKTSVFVKGEFEGEYEPREIEAKRLNNDTYEIVSGLKEGDVVVSNALFMFDADAQNNGGAMQ, from the coding sequence ATGAAATACACCTATCTTATTTTAACAGCACTTTTACTCGTAAGTGCGCAGCTTGATGCCAAGCAGATTTTCAATGTCAAAACCATCGAAGTGAAAAAAGTTTTGGAAGGTTCTGCCAAAGATTTTTACGGCTATACCAAAGCCAATGAAGAAAATGTCAAAGAAGTGAGTTTACGTTATGACGCGTTTATCGAGCAGCTTTATGTGAACAAAAACTTTTTACATGTAAAAAAAGGTGAGCCACTTGCGAAGCTCTATTCGCAAGAGATTTACACCGCAGAGTTGGAACTCATCAACGCGTTACGTATCAAAAGTGACAGTATGGTACAGAGCATCACGCAAAAGCTCAAACTTTTAGGGGTCGATGAAAAGACCATCTCGAAGATTATGGCTGATAAAAATGTGCCTGAGTCCATCACCATCGTTTCGCCCTACAGTGGCATCGTAACCCAAAAAGCAATCAATCAAGGTGCGTTCGTTCCCAAAGGGATGAAACTTTACGAGATCAGCGATTATACGAACCTATGGCTTATCGTCAAAGTGTATGAAAAAGACCTTGATTTTGTTAAACGTACCCAAACGGCCGACATCTTTTTTGATATGAGTGCAAAACCGTACAAAGCCAAAATTGATTTTATCTACCCCAAAGTTGACCCGCAAACCAAAAGTGTGGACGTGCGTTTGGTGATCGATAACAAAGACCTCGAAATCTACGAAAATGCGTTTGCTAAGGCGCGTTTTGGAACAGCCAAACGTGAGTATTTAGCGCTTCCAAAAAGTGCCGTGATGACCAAAGGGGCTAAAACGAGCGTGTTTGTCAAAGGCGAATTTGAGGGCGAATATGAACCACGAGAGATCGAAGCAAAACGATTGAACAACGATACGTATGAGATTGTCTCAGGGCTTAAAGAGGGCGATGTGGTTGTCTCAAATGCACTCTTTATGTTTGATGCCGATGCTCAAAATAATGGCGGGGCAATGCAATGA
- a CDS encoding FixH family protein produces the protein MKKILGVFLAVALSLSAVFAAEALSKKGMAGPLEVEYRSEKPLSQGMNMINIKVKENGKEIKDAKVSVTAAMPAMPGMPAMEQTSEAMFVNGSYMAHVTFSMNGTWQLNIVVETSDGKKQRLKSSVNL, from the coding sequence ATGAAGAAGATTTTAGGTGTGTTTTTAGCGGTGGCGTTGAGCCTTAGTGCTGTTTTTGCGGCAGAGGCGTTGTCTAAAAAAGGGATGGCGGGTCCATTAGAAGTTGAGTACAGAAGTGAGAAACCACTCTCTCAGGGCATGAACATGATCAACATCAAAGTCAAAGAGAATGGTAAAGAGATCAAAGATGCGAAAGTAAGCGTAACGGCAGCGATGCCAGCGATGCCAGGAATGCCAGCAATGGAGCAAACTTCTGAGGCGATGTTTGTCAATGGTTCGTATATGGCACATGTCACTTTCTCAATGAATGGTACATGGCAGCTTAACATCGTTGTTGAAACGAGCGATGGCAAAAAACAACGCTTAAAATCAAGCGTTAACCTCTAA
- a CDS encoding TolC family protein, translated as MKRVILILVALAGYALAQSELTSLAYEHNYELKALEAEVSALEKEVDISKIWENPMLSLGVNDIFLNEPLTRDKDAQNEAISLSQKIPMGGKLDIKESIALQDLAIKKLELKTKKLEMQQEIGVLEQSYIRINQDLALVNKYEKVLEDLKKCSPCLQHHECALCRYAEQYDFAKKSSHREKNIAS; from the coding sequence ATGAAACGCGTCATTTTAATACTCGTAGCCCTTGCGGGCTACGCTTTGGCGCAAAGCGAATTGACCTCTTTAGCGTATGAGCATAACTATGAGTTAAAGGCGCTTGAAGCTGAAGTGAGCGCGCTTGAAAAAGAGGTTGATATAAGCAAGATTTGGGAAAACCCTATGCTCTCTCTTGGGGTCAACGACATCTTTTTAAATGAGCCTCTCACAAGAGATAAAGACGCCCAAAATGAGGCAATTTCCCTTTCTCAAAAGATACCAATGGGTGGAAAGCTCGACATCAAAGAGTCGATTGCTTTGCAAGATTTGGCGATTAAAAAGCTGGAACTTAAAACCAAAAAACTAGAGATGCAACAAGAAATTGGTGTGTTGGAGCAAAGCTACATTCGTATCAACCAAGACCTTGCTTTAGTGAACAAGTACGAAAAAGTGTTGGAAGATCTTAAAAAATGCTCACCTTGCTTACAACACCACGAGTGCGCACTATGTCGATACGCTGAACAATACGATTTTGCAAAAAAATCTAGCCATCGAGAAAAAAACATTGCTTCGTGA